The following coding sequences are from one Panicum hallii strain FIL2 chromosome 5, PHallii_v3.1, whole genome shotgun sequence window:
- the LOC112894132 gene encoding uncharacterized protein LOC112894132 isoform X2, which yields MALPAEPRADLPPPRRCLPPPPLLRSHRPTPTGERKIGRELAIQLLPRHPTHDAGSSRALAASPRSDIPAAPPACGLPADVPYLPLYFIWQVLAASPPVQSRHHGAAPKPAGFSGQIRPSPPLDHCSREDQFSKRCRGQRTQSKSIFLNKLKQNCTVYVCHV from the exons ATGGCTCTGCCGGCAGAGCCACGGGCGGATCTCCCCCCTCCCCGTCGTtgccttccgccgccgcctctcctaCGCTCCCACCGTCCCACCCCAACCGGCGAAAGAAAAATCGGTCGCGAGCTCGCAATCCAGCTCCTCCCCCGCCACCCTACGCACGACGCCGGCTCCTCCCGCGCGCTCGCGGCCTCGCCCCGCTCCGACATCCCTGCGGCGCCTCCCGCCTGTGGTCTCCCCGCCGACGTCCCCTACCTTCCCCTCTACTTCATTTGGCAAGTCCTCGCAGCCTCCCCGCCGGTGCAGAGCCGCCACCATGGAGCAGCTCCGAAGCCGGCCGGATTttccggccaaatccggccctCTCCGCCATTG GACCATTGTTCGAGGGAAGATCAATTCAGCAAG AGGTGTCGGGGGCAGAGAACTCAGAGCAAATCAATTTTTCTGAATAAACTAAAGCAGAATTGCACTGTATATG TTTGCCATGTTTGA
- the LOC112894132 gene encoding uncharacterized protein LOC112894132 isoform X1, whose protein sequence is MALPAEPRADLPPPRRCLPPPPLLRSHRPTPTGERKIGRELAIQLLPRHPTHDAGSSRALAASPRSDIPAAPPACGLPADVPYLPLYFIWQVLAASPPVQSRHHGAAPKPAGFSGQIRPSPPLDHCSREDQFSKRCRGQRTQSKSIFLNKLKQNCTVYGHSIATIWLDRYRIFFSTQL, encoded by the exons ATGGCTCTGCCGGCAGAGCCACGGGCGGATCTCCCCCCTCCCCGTCGTtgccttccgccgccgcctctcctaCGCTCCCACCGTCCCACCCCAACCGGCGAAAGAAAAATCGGTCGCGAGCTCGCAATCCAGCTCCTCCCCCGCCACCCTACGCACGACGCCGGCTCCTCCCGCGCGCTCGCGGCCTCGCCCCGCTCCGACATCCCTGCGGCGCCTCCCGCCTGTGGTCTCCCCGCCGACGTCCCCTACCTTCCCCTCTACTTCATTTGGCAAGTCCTCGCAGCCTCCCCGCCGGTGCAGAGCCGCCACCATGGAGCAGCTCCGAAGCCGGCCGGATTttccggccaaatccggccctCTCCGCCATTG GACCATTGTTCGAGGGAAGATCAATTCAGCAAG AGGTGTCGGGGGCAGAGAACTCAGAGCAAATCAATTTTTCTGAATAAACTAAAGCAGAATTGCACTGTATATG GTCATTCAATAGCAACCATTTGGCTGGACAGATACCGGATATTTTTCAGCACTCAACTTTGA